The genomic window GACTATGCTAGAAAGGGTACTTAGACTTGGGCATCCTATTTAGGTCTATCACCGATACTCTCTACTCTACTCTACTTGAGCGGATTGTAGTCGAGGTTATCTTCGCAGGCGAATAGCGCGGAGAGACCGGGGAGGGATCGCAAGATAGTGACTGACAGAGGAGCTGGGCGAAATTTCTTACGCCACAGGCCAAGCCTCTCCTCACCAGTTGGGCGTACGCTGCTTGTCCTGCTAGCACGCCTCACGTTCCTCGGCGCGTAGTCCGTATCCCTGATTTGTTGACTGGCGGGTGCTGTTCACCGGATTTTATGTCATTTTCACGCCAGATGGGCAGGCACTTGGCTACAGATAAGAGGTGGCCTTTATCGCGGTGCTTTGCTTTCACGGTGGGTTGAAGACGAGCTCCTACCAATTCTCTCGCCTTGAGGTCATCTCTCGACCCCGTATTACTCTCCCTTGGCAGCACCATGAACGTTCCGACTTCCCTCTATAGTCCTGGCAGCCTTGGAGACCATGCAAAAGTAACAGGCCGGTCGGTTGGAGAAAAGAGAGCCGCTGAGGATATTTCGGTCAGCCCGAGACCGACAAAATCCAGTCGGTTAGAAGGAACCACGACAGGGCTTTCAGGTAGAACGTTTTCGGACGGTGAACCGGAGGACAGTGCTGGAGGCCGCTATGGACCCAGTAGTCCTCAAGCCATGGGGCCGGCCAGATATGTATTCAGTGAACTCCCCGACAACGAACCCGAAGCGTTCCGCATTCTGGAACTCCAACCAGGCCGGTGGTGCGACCGGCTTCGCTGCTCCATCATAACGAAGACAATAACGACCGCTCCTCCCTTCGAAGCCCTCTCCTATACTTGGAAGCAAACGGACCACGATGAAGGCGATTATGAATCTCCGTGTGAGTATGAGaacgaggacaaggacgagaatgAGGGCGATGAACATGTCGACGTGCTTGGAGACAATGGCTCCGGACACAGCGGCGAGCACGGTATTGCGAATGATAGcgacgatggagatggtgcTTACCTGACCATTGACTGTCATAATGGTTGGCTTCCGATCGGTCGTGGACTGTTCAATGCACTGCGGCGGTTGCGGTCTCGAACAGAGAAGAGACTCCTCTGGGTTGATCAAATATGCATCGACCAGCAAAACATACAAGAAAGATCCAAACAGGTCCAGATTATGCGCCACATATATGCCGCTGCGGAAAAGGCTCTTCTCTGGACAGGCGAGGAAAAATGGTGGACGCAGGGGGCCTTGGATATTTTCGACAAGATATACAACAAATACATCACGACCTACTTGAAGCCCATAGACGGGACCTACCTTTCGGAGTTAGCGAGTGCTGTGTTGCAGCACGGGATCCATCCGGACGATTACCTCCGAGTGTTTGATGAGTTACTCTTTGAGGGTTGGGACTTCGCGGGGATGGACCACCCTGCCTTGCCGAGCGTTACTGATGTGCTTGACCTTCCGTTGCGGATACCCCCATGGGGAGGGGTAGTCGACTTCTTCACTCGACCCGTTTTCAGAAGGGTATGGATCATCCAAGAAATTTGTGTTGCTCGGGAGGTCACTGTCGTTTGTGGGGGGTTCCAAATGCCTTGGGCTATGGCGTCGACAGTAGCGAGCCTCATTATTAAATTGGCATGGGTACGCAACAACACGGAGCTTTTCACCatgctcagcagcagcatcggcTTGGAGACTTTGGGGGCAATTGACCATTTGAGAAGGCGACGCATAAGTTTTCATCTCGGGTGGACCGGCCGCCTCTGGAGCACCAGGGGCTACGCCAGTTTGGCGGACGAATTCGAGGCTACCGATCCGAGAGACAAGGTATACGCGATACTGGGAATCTTGACAAAGGATATTCAAGAAGGTCAGCTGTTAATAACTCCCGACTACACACAAGGAGTTCTACCAATATTCCGGAATTTTGCGAAAGCTGTTCTGTCTCGCCAGCCAAAGTTAGACCTCCTCTACTACGTGTTCGAGCAACCTTTACGGACGATATTGGACTTGCCATCATGGGTCCCAGACTTTAGCTGCTCTCAATGCCGTACCGAACGGCTCTCGACGTCAGAATATCTTGCTGCTGGTACATCTGACGCCGACATACAGTGGGCAGACTCGGCTGAACAAGATGTTATGATGCCTTTAGCCTGCTATATTGGTACCATTAGGGCAATAGTTAACACGGGAGATGGACAGATATCTGACGAGTTCCAAAGATTTAGATTATGGACGGACTTTGCGGCAAGATCCCTAGACAATGGATATCCTACTGGCGAAGATGTTATCTCGGTCTTCTGGCGCACTTGTGTTGCGGGTCTCTCTGAAGATGGCAAGTTCCCGGCAACACCAGAGTCATTCAGTCGGTTCTCCTGGTGCTGGCGCAAAATCTTTGACGGAAACGACAACAGCGTTCGCCATTGTCACAATCAGATACTGTCTTCAATTCACCATCAGATCGAACTAAATGGAAGCGAAGAAGACGGGCCGGACGATATTTCGTCAATGAGATGGATCAAGCCGCTAACAGGAAGCCGTCTTTACATCACCAATCGCGGTTATCTTGGCCTCTGCTCCCCTTGCTCTGCCGAGGGAGATGCTGTCTTTATCTTTTCAGGTGGCCCTGTACCTTTCATTCTTCGACGACATGAGCCAAAGACGCCTGACGCGGAAGAGATGTTTTCACTCATTGGGTCTACATACATCCATGGATTCATGTCAGGTGAGGCTTTGTCGCAGGAAGGCTTTGCATGGAAGAGGATCCGAGTTCAATAACCAGTATTTACATACCTGCCTGTATCTAGTCACTTACCTCGTTAGTTAGCTGCCTACCTTGGTTAGTTACCCAGTTACTCTCCTAGTTGCTATGGTTGGCAGCTCCCGGTATCCGTCGTTCCCACCATGGTCTATTACCGTCTAGCCCCATCCGTCGCGCCTTGTTTCGGTATGTGACAAATTAGTCAGCTATCAGAGTTTTGGCACGGCCCAAGCATTCGTCCGTAAACCCTCCGCGGAGGGTTTCCCAAAGGGACGGGACGGGTGAGCAGTGCCTCATCAGTTTACGGACCAGTGACGCACTCATTCTCGCACTCGGACTGATTGATGTGAGCCTCAGTCAACTCtactctcctcctcggcgctcGGTTGCTCGCTCTCCTTGCCGTGCTGCCCGAATATCATGTACGCTTATCGATCCATCCTTTCTTTATCCGATTCCCCCCACTCCCCCAAGCCAAGACTCCGATCGGGTTTTGTGTAACCCTGTACAACCATGGGCACCTCCACGATCCATCCGTCGCAACGGCGGCTGTCCTGCGATGTCTGCCGGCGGCACAAGACAAGATGTCAACGCATTAGGCAAAACGACCCAAAGTGTGCACGATGCACTATGCTCGGCGAGGAATGCAACATTGGCGGGCAGAAGAAGGTCGGGAGACCGAGGAAGTCAGACTCGGCTCCTGGCCAGCGCGCAGGCAAGGCGTCGATTGAGGAACCCCGAGCGAAGCCAGTTCGCTCGCAGAAGAAACAGACGACCGCAAAGAATCAGCAGAGCGACCCAAGCCCTTCAAGCGTGTCACCAGTCTCGGGCATCTTCCCAAAGATGAACGACCAACATGGAATTGAGAGCATGATGTTCTCAACAACAACTATaccaacaaccacaacctcTTCAGCGGCGCCGCCGGTTGTTGGAACCACCACAAACGTTGTCTTTGCCCTTGAGTCATCGTGGCCCGCTGCTGGGACAGCTGAACAACAGACTTCATCACCTCCTCCGACAATACCGTGGAATGTCTCGAGTTGCTTCAAGCATAGCTCCGCCTTTGCCGACTACGACTGGAACATAGACGAGAACGACGTATTCAAGACGAAGTCAAGTCAGTCCGACCTCACTGTCATATGCTCAGACCCGGCAAGCCTGGTGATCCCGGAGCTAGGTGCCCCCATGGGCAGTATCGATCTGTCCGACGCCTTATCCAAGCTGTCCAAGCTCAACAACGACTTACACATCCGCATGGCCGCCATCGAATCACATCGGTCCGTCATGACCCTGAACAGCATCCTCTTCCGCGAGGGACCGCTATTCATCGACAACTCCACGCTCGGAGAGTTCACAATGAGGTCAACACTGGAGCTCTTCCAGGTGCTGTCGCGGCTCCTCAACAACCGGCAGTGCCATGCGCCACTCGACGGTGCGCACAAGCTCGATATCGTGAACCTGCCAGGGCTGGACGGCCAGTCTTCGTCGCCACATCCCTACGGAGGTGGACACAATGGCCACGGCCAAGGCCCAAGGCCCAACCTTGCCTCCCCTTTCCCATCCGCCTCTCTGCAGCCGTTGCTGGCTCCTCTTGCCTTGACCATCACGGCCGTCTTCGCCCAGCTCATATCCCTCTACGAGGTTGTCCTCAAGCACATGATCCTCTGGCTCGAGGACATCGCCGCCGAACCCCTCAGGCCCATCCCGGGACTCCGGATCGGCGAGGCGTGGCCACAGGATCTCTGCGCGCAGGGAATCCGCTTTTCCAACGCCTCCCTCAACTTGCTGGAGAGAATCGAGCAGATCCTCGGCCTCACCGGGCGGCCCGAGTGGGGAGGGCCGGGCCTGCTGTCCATCCAGCAGATCGATCTGCTCTGGAGCGTGCTggacggcggcgagggcatcgCTCCGGGCCACGGCTTCATGCGGCCGGCGTATGTGAAGAGGTCGCTCCGGAAGGCATTATCGGTCCTGAGTCGAGTCATGTCCCGGCAGGTGGCTCCGGTAGGCGAGATGAGACAAAACCATTGTAATGAATATTATGTACAATAGACAAAGGAATAACGATACCAAGAcaagaattaaataaagaaatgaAAATACCTCTTGAGTGCGCCTCAATACACTGCACAAAAGTCGATAATCGCGGAAGGCACAGACCATAAGCGCGCGCTTCGAATGGAATAGGGCCGTTTGTTAATTAATCAACACGGGCAAACAGAGCCGGCGGCACGCAACTTGGGGGCCAAGCACGGCCAATAGCTCACAGCTCACAGAATCCTAGCAGTAGCAACTCAATAGTTGACTGGCTCGCTCCGGACTTCGGCACGCCCTGGGGATGGGCAGAGCACCTCAGCAAGCCCTTATGCAAAGAGACTTAAGGACAACCGCATCGTCAACATCTCGACAACACGGGCCTACGTGCACTGGGATGACAGTTCGGAAATATGTGCGTACACTTGGACCCGTGGTCGCGGCGGCCGTTGTTGGGTCAGAGACGAGGGACTGGAGGACCGGGAAGAGGTCGACGGGAAGTATTTGCTGTGTTACGACTATGTCTGTCGAAAATCCGGCAAATGCGAATTGGCTGCCATTGAGGTGCGATTTAACGAGGACATCCAGGTTTTGGAGGGATGGCGAGCGTTGGAAGCCGTAGGTTTGAGTGCGATGATTCAGTAATGATAGACATGACGTCTGggggcaagggcaagcatGTCGCTTCGGTTTTCTACTAGTGAACGTTCGCGTAACTCCAGTCACTAAAAGATGAAAAGAGGGCACGGTACTATGAGAGCAGCTCCAACGAGAGCGGGCCATCCGGACCAAAACTAGGCTCAGCTTGCCACAGAGGACCGCACATGGCTGACACTGCGAGAGGGTTGATCAATACTAATTGCCTCGAGCCAACAAAGCCGTGAATTCACTATCAAGCAACTATTTCGTGATATGATCAGTCCCACCCTTTACCCATTCCCTCAGCGTAGTTGTTGTACGTAACTACACATGGTTGGTGAAATATTCTATACCTCATGGGGCTTTTCCGGAGAGCCCGATGATGAGTAGTTCAAGAGTTTCCGGCAGTTGTTATGTTCTTAAACAGCTTCAAGAACCATCCGGAGTGCGGGTGCTAGCGTGTCGCGATTGTAAAGCTTCTTCGCAATGTCGGCCCCGCTCGTGGTGAGTCTTGCGAGCCATCGCTTTGCATCTTGAGATTCCCGCGGATACCTGAGGATATTCAGGAAAATTACCCCGTCAGAAAGCTTTCCTGTGAAACTTGGATTCATCAGGGACCATATCTTGTGAAGCCTAAATAAGTTTCTGAGCACCACGTATCAACATAGACGCCGACCAAGCTTATCATACATCATACGAACTATCATATCGAGTTGTGGCGGTCTCGAGGAGAACCGCTCTAATCAGGAAGGAACTCATATAGCTAGTACACGCCCAGATCCCCTACGCGCAACAAAGATAGTTCCCGTCAGCTTGATACCGACGCCAGAGCCCGAGGGTCTGGTGAACGGAACGGCCCGCTCCCTCAcaatcttcttcatcaacccAGCGGCCTTatccttttcctcctcgctcCAAGACCCAAATGCCTTCGAGCCGAACGCCTGGGTCAGAAGATCAGCGATCCCGTCGGCCGTCTCGCCGCCCAGGTGCACGTCACGCGCAGTACTGACTTGCACGTCGAGCCCGGCACCCGACAGCACGGCCTTGGTATGCTCGGGGTCGAGCCAGATGTCAGGGACGGGCAGCTTGAACGGCGTATCGTCAGGACGGATCTGCGCCTGGACCTCCTGAATGATCTTGATGTGTCCCATCATCGCCCAGCCGGTGACGACGGCCACTCCATCGGGGTGAAGTGTGCGCGCGATCTCTCGGGCGCCCTTGTCGGCGTCGGTGAAGAACATGAGCCCGAGGTTCGTGATGGAGTGGGTGAAGGTGTCGTCGGGGAAGGAGAGCTCCTCGCCGGTCATGACGGCCGCGTGGACGTTGGGGTGGGAGGAGAACCGGTCCCTGGCGATGCTGACCATGTTCTCCGCCCCGTCGACGGCGTGGATCTCGGGCTGGATGCCGGACTGAAGGATGATGTCAGTCACGATGCCGGTGCCGCATGCGTTGTCGAGGATCTTGGACTCGGACGTCAGGGGCTTCAGGCCCGCGATGAGGGAGATGGCATGCTGCCCGAGTTCGCGGGTGCCTCCGCCAGTGGTGGCCTCGTACTTGGCCGCAGTCTTGTTGAAGTGCTCGGTGGCGGTCAAGTTGGGAGCGGACGACATGGCGGCGGAGCAAATGGCTCAAGCACGACTTTGAGATAGCACCATCAGCATATTGTGACAGGTTCGCAGATTTATATGTCGCATCGGAGGAGACAACGAACGCTACACTTGTAGCAAAGTATTGCTGATGGAAAGCCATCTGATACGAATTGGTACTGGATCTCGGAGGGTTTTTCGGGGGGGGTTTAGTAATCCCAGCTCCAAGACCGGCCCCCAAATCAGCCCGACGGCACCAGGACGGTATCCCAGCCATGGACTAAGATCGGTCCCCCTCAGAATTAGATCCTGCGAGCATACGGGCCTGCGCCGTTATCGATAAGGGGCCTCCTGCCTGAGGGATGTACCCGAGTACGTGGACTGGACTTGTCAAATGATAGCATTTGGATGCAAGGTTGTGGTAGTTGGGAAAGATCTTGATGCCCTGGTGCACAGAATCATCCGCCCTCGGAAACCTCACGGACGACAGGTCATGAAGTTTCCTGGTCTGTTCCCGGGAAGTACTGTATCAGCTGTCTTGGGATACATCCCTATGCATTTAGGAGGGATGGTTCTAGCTAGGgataggtatatatataatatatatatatatatatatttattataaaagagggctatttttataaacGGCGCAGACTATCCAGCACGACCTGCTCTCGAGCGTTAAGGACGCCTTCTCGGGTGAGGCCCTGCGGCACAGTATGAAGGAGGCCGTGGAGTCGCACAGGCACCAGACGCTGGCTTGGCTCATGGAGGAGACGCCGGACCTCGTCGAGCGGCGTGCTGCATATAATTCGAGGGAGGCCTCAAGGCGCCTGGTGCGCATcctcgagatgatgaagccTGGTGAGGAACCGATGCCGTAGTTATTCGGGCAAAGAGGATAGGAAACGGATACACCTGAGGGTGAAACCCAGCCACCTACTGCCATTAGTCTCGGAAAAAACGCTCGATCCACAAGACAGCCGCAGTGTGCGTGAAGTGTTAGGCTGAACTGGAGGTCTCGAACAAGGTAGCCCTTTCTGGCCACGATGCCACCCCTAGAACATCATGGATTGCACACCCCCTTCCCTGGGCCTTGAGGTGGCGAGCTCCTCCTTAAGTCCCGTTGCGGGGGCCATGCAGTATGGTTCGTCGGCACATACCACACACTGGTGAGGCAGGTCAGCAAGAGGTCTAAATGGAGATGAAGCACCAGAATTGAACAACAACCTCCAACCCATCGTTACAGCGGTCTAGAAAGAAGCAATGCTCGGCGAGAAGCGAGGGGGACGTGATGGTACGCCGGCAGGATGCGGGAGGCGTTGGCACGGTATAGTCATACAAAATAGATATCTTTGCACCCGACACGTTACATGCCCGCACGAACGGAATCATGCACCCTAAAACTCACGATGGCAACCACGCGCACGCGCATATATCACCCTCCTCGCTAGACATTATCGTATTATAGGGCCATATTTCAAAACTACTCTTTATTTGAGATCCTGCCTAACTATAGTGACAaagcgaaaaaaaaaattgcaGTTTGGCGGCAGCTATATATACAAATTGGATcagttttttttcctttctttgtTTTACACACCTACTGTACATGGTAGGTTACGAAGGGCTGCGCTTATGCAGTAATAGTTGTGTTATCTAGTGTAATGGAATTATTTATGCTTGACGCCTTAAGCGCTATTTTGAAGTTGGAAAGCTAGTACTCGAGTATGGGAAGAAACATTAGATCTTCAGGCTGAAGAACGAGGTCGTACAATATTGCGAAAAAAGTGGAAGGTTACTAGCCACGCAGACGAGAGTATATAAGAGTCggaagagatgagatgacaTAAAGCGAGGGGCAATACTATAGCTATCCTACGGGAAGGTGCTACTTGACTTGCTAGTTAAAGCATTATAGATCTATGTAGGGGAAAACTAAAGCCTCTGAAAAAAGCCTCCGGAAAGGTACAAGGTGAATTTGTTAATGAATGCACTTCTAGGAGGAATTAAAGCCTCCGGAGAACTAGGAGTCTCGTTAAAGAGGAAAGGGAGGTATGTGTGCCATACCGGAGTACGGATACTACTGTATGGACGTATTCTTAGCCTCGCCCTTGTACTCACGCTAACCTTTCTCTTGATCACTAATCAGCCTCTATtgttttttttagcttttcctatactataatcttaatcAAGATGATGTGGATCTTAGTATGGTGAAGATTACTAACCCTGTATTCTAAAAACCCTCCACGGAGGGTTTAAGAAGAGACCTTCATAGATCCTTGCACTATGCCTGATATGATGATAATGAATCAGTTAATTCTCGTAGCATTCCCTCCAGAATGGAGTATATAGCACATAGAgctctcttctttctcccccCATGTCTTTCCTCCACAGCCTCACCACCAACCTCGTACCCAACTACTTCACATCCATAGCCAGAAATTTAATAACCACCACAGCAAACATGCCTCTCGTTGACGCCCTCATCATCGGCGCAGGTCCTGCCGGCCTGTCTGCAGCTCTTGCTCTTGCCCGCCAGCTGCACACTGCCGTCGTCTTTGACAGCTCGCTCTTCCGCAACGCGCGTTCGGCGCATATGCATACCATACCCACATGGGATCACAAAGACCCCGCTGCCTTTAGGGGCGCGACGCGCAAGGAGATCTTGGAGCGGTACAACACGATCTCCTTTGAGGATTGCGAAGTtgccaaggtcgagaagaCGAGTGCGGGCGACTTTGCGGCCACGACTGCAGATGGGACAACATTCACTGGCAGGAGAGTCTTGCTTGCTAGTGGTGTCACTGATTTGCCGCTTGATATCAAGGGATATGATGAGTGCTGGGGTCGATCCATGTACTTTTTCCCCCATTCTGCCATAGTGAATAACACTAACTCCTCCAACTACCACTGCCTCTTCTGTCACGGTTATGAAGATGCCGGAAAACCCTCCGCTGGAATCCTTGCCCTCGGCGAGAGCTCCGCGCCCACAGTAGCCACCGCCCTCGCGCGCAGTGCCAAGCAAATGACCTCCAAGGTTGTGATCTATACCTCAAACAACCCTGCCGTGCAAACCGCAATCGCAGACCTTCTCGGCCAAAACAATACCGCCATCACAACAGACGACCGGGAGATCGCTTCTCTCGCTCTTGGTGCCGGAGGAAGCAGAATTACTATTACCTTTGCAGATGGAAGCTCGGTTCAGGAGGCGTTCCTTGCGCACAAGCCGCCTACGAAGCTTAACGGCCCGTTTGCAGAGCAGTTAGGTGTGGAGTTGGCGCCTGGTGGAGATATCAAAGTAACACCACCATTTGGAGCCACCAGTGTCAAGGGAGTTTATGCGGCAGGAGATTGCGCGACCCCGAGGAAGAATGTCATGCAGGCGATGCAGATGGGGACATTCGCGGGGGTGGGGATTGCGCATGACTTGCAGGCTGAGGGGCCCAAAATGTAAGGAGGACTATTTTAAAAGCCGCTACCCTCCAAGGCACTAGCGGGAGCCTAGCGTGGTTCTAGTAtgtataaatagctatttactaTGTGAGAAATCTAACCAGGAGCTTGAGCCAATATTTAAGGAACAATGGAGATTGAGAATGGTATGAAGCGCCTTGGCCTTAAGTCGAAACCTGGCAGGAAGTCTCAATGGCGATGGAATCAAAAGAACAGCAAGCTCTCGCGAAGAAGAACGGCGGAGGGATAGATTAGTACTGCTACCAGACCACGATCTTGATCCCAAAGCTACTAGCCTCTGCGAAGGGATGTAGTATCGAACGGCCAGATAAGATCATATAAGACGACAAGGCGCCAGCACATAACCACCACATCCAGAAGCGGATCTATGATCTATATAGCGTTTGGCGCCTCTTGTGGTGTGGTAATAGCCCTGATCTAAACGCTATAGAGCCTT from Fusarium falciforme chromosome 2, complete sequence includes these protein-coding regions:
- a CDS encoding uncharacterized protein (Related to het-6-heterokaryon incompatibility protein [Fusarium fujikuroi]), whose protein sequence is MNVPTSLYSPGSLGDHAKVTGRSVGEKRAAEDISVSPRPTKSSRLEGTTTGLSGRTFSDGEPEDSAGGRYGPSSPQAMGPARYVFSELPDNEPEAFRILELQPGRWCDRLRCSIITKTITTAPPFEALSYTWKQTDHDEGDYESPCEYENEDKDENEGDEHVDVLGDNGSGHSGEHGIANDSDDGDGAYLTIDCHNGWLPIGRGLFNALRRLRSRTEKRLLWVDQICIDQQNIQERSKQVQIMRHIYAAAEKALLWTGEEKWWTQGALDIFDKIYNKYITTYLKPIDGTYLSELASAVLQHGIHPDDYLRVFDELLFEGWDFAGMDHPALPSVTDVLDLPLRIPPWGGVVDFFTRPVFRRVWIIQEICVAREVTVVCGGFQMPWAMASTVASLIIKLAWVRNNTELFTMLSSSIGLETLGAIDHLRRRRISFHLGWTGRLWSTRGYASLADEFEATDPRDKVYAILGILTKDIQEGQLLITPDYTQGVLPIFRNFAKAVLSRQPKLDLLYYVFEQPLRTILDLPSWVPDFSCSQCRTERLSTSEYLAAGTSDADIQWADSAEQDVMMPLACYIGTIRAIVNTGDGQISDEFQRFRLWTDFAARSLDNGYPTGEDVISVFWRTCVAGLSEDGKFPATPESFSRFSWCWRKIFDGNDNSVRHCHNQILSSIHHQIELNGSEEDGPDDISSMRWIKPLTGSRLYITNRGYLGLCSPCSAEGDAVFIFSGGPVPFILRRHEPKTPDAEEMFSLIGSTYIHGFMSGEALSQEGFAWKRIRVQ
- a CDS encoding Methyltransf-25 domain-containing protein; this encodes MSSAPNLTATEHFNKTAAKYEATTGGGTRELGQHAISLIAGLKPLTSESKILDNACGTGIVTDIILQSGIQPEIHAVDGAENMVSIARDRFSSHPNVHAAVMTGEELSFPDDTFTHSITNLGLMFFTDADKGAREIARTLHPDGVAVVTGWAMMGHIKIIQEVQAQIRPDDTPFKLPVPDIWLDPEHTKAVLSGAGLDVQVSTARDVHLGGETADGIADLLTQAFGSKAFGSWSEEEKDKAAGLMKKIVRERAVPFTRPSGSGVGIKLTGTIFVARRGSGRVLAI